The region GGTATTTCTCTATGTGATTACACAGATGATTTTGACTTCGATGTTTTATTCACCAGATTTTTACTagattgaaaatatttttttaaaaaaactcttaaaaaaaatactgaaaaacaTAAACAGCTATTTTTTAGATCCCGACAGCTATTTTCTAGATCCCAATAGAGATCTCCATCTGAGGGCCGCTCAGCTCCGAATTAGTTTTTCCAACTTTTTTCCTTGCATCATCTTTCTCTTCACAAGAGGTTTCGATAACCTCATGCCCCAAATACCGACGTCCCACATGTTGTGCACAATCTTATTCTTTGTGGAATAAAGTGATAGTAAAACATTAACTACAGATGAATgagcttttcaaaagttcggtatGGCAGGTTTGCCAATCTTTGAAGTAAAGATCTATacgattgcaggcatttagctgttttagtgcgttCCACAAAGTTCACACATCAATCAATACTCAGGCTCGAGAGTGACAGctccttcagccaatcaatgactgattaagatgggacagtgctgtggccacggattggctgagtgggctgtaactCGTGAGACAAGAGCGAAAgcctgctcacccaatcactggcaTCACTGCCCCATCTCAGTCAATCATTGGCTAACCAGGCCAGAGGCAACTACAATCAGCGGGGAATATCTGTGACCCAGAGAAGGACACGGGGGAACAGGAACTGGTGAGTATTAAATTTCCAAGGGGGAGGGATCTGCAGCACCGGCTGCATGAAGTAGTGgtttgggcagagggagaaggtgGGCCATAGCAAATAGTCCTGCAAATGTTCCTCGGAGCAACCGGTCAGGTCACGCCaactattttttatgacaagaatggctgttgtttgcaatttaaaaaacagccatttttgtCATATAAAATGTGTTGCACAGCCctccgttgttcacacaatgaattGTGCATTGTGCGTTAAAATCAATGCAATTagctgcagcatttttttttctggaatatgGGGTGGGTGGTGGTATAGTATGTGAGCTGGTGGGGTTTGGGCGATAacgtagcctcatagacttagaAGAACATCCCGTGGATTCAGCCACTCGCCCCCGCgcgctcccgcttcactctccgccAGTGCCATAGACTCAGTTCTAGGCTCGGCCAGATTCCACCTTcccccaaagaattaacatgtcgtGCCCTAAGGGTCCTCATCTCTCTGAggccaccttaacatggtgagatggtacactctatttgatcaaaaaGTTTGCTAAGAACTtaaatttaatgtttttattgtggGTAGGCTggagggagtatatacggtatataagtCCTGGCACTGGCAGGTTGCTGTCTGTATTTTACCCACAGCGGAAACTGCAGTGTGAATAGTGGTATTGGAGgacttgccttttttttttttttttgctttttgtgataCTTGcttatatgtcaaaagttatttcaaGGACTCTTTAAATTATTTGTTTTCTAAATTTTGGCAAATTAAAAATGAATATAAACATGACTGTATAGATATCTTAACCTGGAACCTACATAAAATACAAGTCGTCCTGCATAAAAGAAATCACTCAATCTCGTCTAACAAAAATAACTTAATAAAATGAACAACTGCATTTACTTCTCATTTCCGCCTCATTTACTTCTCTGTGTATTTGCAGCTGTCGTCTACTCTGTTTGTTTCCTATAAATGAGACAAATGGGATTTGTGAATTCAAAATCTTTTTCACATTTAACGTCTCCAGTGATTCGGGAAATTTCCCCGACCAGGTAGAAAAGTTTTTGTTCAGAGGAAACCTGAACCAATAACTTGTCTATACTTGAAAATCCTCCAAGGATTCAGTGAACTGTGTTCAGCTCTGGCTGGAAAAATAAACTGACAATTCACATACAAAGAAATCCTCGGAAATTGTACTTTGTTTAACCCATTGTAGCTTGGGttttttggataaaaaaaaaaaaaaaaatgtcttagtTTGTattctatactactactacataatGCTACTTACAATAGTTAGTGTTAAGTAAATTCTCTGCAATTTTGAATGTTTCACAGAAATGATTTTGTAGTTAttattacaatgtttttttttaaccaaaagtcTCCCTAGGAGAACAGTTCTGTGAAAAAGAAAAGGTCAGCTTCCCAATTTTTTATTCTCTTTTTGCATAATTCTCACGTTTAAATGTTCCACGTctaattttttaaattgtatttttataatttttttttttttttaaggaaggaAATGTAACAAAGAGCTAAGGTGAGCATGCTGGATATATAAGCATAAAGAGCTGATTGTGACCCTCTAAAAATTTGTGGATGAGAGCCAGTTGGACCGTCTAAAAGATCGTGAAGAGTAAAAGTCCACGTAAAAAAGATAGAATAATCAaacatttaaagcgaatgtactaacaGGTAcgtggtccttttttcaaaatggcGCCTGGCACCCCCCCAAtgtgacgatatcccctcccctctgtgacacgcctccattagaatcacacTGGGGGAcaccaggcccgcctccagtgcatagagccaggatTGTGCGTGAGAAGAGAATGGCACTGAGGGCAGGAACCAGGCGGCATTTTGAGTTAAGGACCGCGCCACCGGGATCCCTGTACCGCTGCTGACTGTGTAATATAAAAAGGGATGTACCTGGTGTTACAAGATGACAGACATGGCAAAACAGGACACAATAGGCGGGGGTGGTCATAGATGTACTATTAGACATGATTCTCTGCCGAGTAGCAGTCCCAGGGATTCCCCATAACATTTAATGCTTTCACTCTATCCACTACCAGAGAGGGATTCCATCCCCCTGACCTCTGAGATCCTCGATAACAGTTCTAAGGTTGAAGGTGAAGCCTGGCTTTTCCAGTTGCTGGAAGCTGTGAGAATGTGTAGGAGCAAGGGGAAAAGATTTATTGGGCAAGCCATAGGGGTCAGGGAAATGTCTTCTTTAGTACCTGGGACTCTTCAAATTTCTCCAAAACAGAAATGAGCTCACAGATGTGTAAGAGATCCCCGTTTTTTGTGACAGCACAGATGAGGGGAGAGTGCTGGGTTAAACTTATGGAGAATCTCAGACGTGTTGTACCAGTGCATGAGACATTTATACTGATTTTCAATATACCAAACACGGGGGACTTTAGGATGTTTTTTTCCCAGATTGTTCCCTACTCTTAGTATGTCAAGGAGGAACCCATATAGTGGGGGATACAGGACCCACAGGCTTTCTCCatgagtggtggggggagcaggactcacaggctttctctatgagtggtggaggatacaggactcacaggctttctctatgagtggtggaggatacaggactcacaggctttctctatgagtggtggaggggtgggggagcaggactttacaggctttctctatgagtggtggaggagaaggactcatagactttctctatgagtggtgagggGGCAGGGCTCACAGGCTTtgtctatgagtggtgggggatacaggactcacaggctttctctatgagtggtgggggatacaggactcataggctttctctatgagtggtggggggagcaggactcacaggctttctctatgagtggtggaggatacaggactcacaggctctctctatgagtggttgggggagcaggactcacaggctttctctatgagtggtgggggatacaggactcacaggctttctctatgagtggtgggggggagcaggactcacaggctttctctatgagtggtggaggagcatgactcacaggctttctctatgagtggtggaggagcaggactcacaggctttctctatgagaggTGGGGGATACAGgaatcacaggctttctctatgagtggtggggatacaggactcacaagctttctctatgagtggtgggggagcaggactcacaggctttctctatgagtggtgggggagcaggactcacaggctttctctatgagtggtgggggtggggagcaggactcacaggctttctctatgagtggtgggggagcaggactcacaggctttctctatgagtggtgggggatacaggactcacaggctttctctatgagtggtggggataCAGTAGTCACAGGCTTTCTTTATGAGTGGTGGTggatacaggactcacaggctttctctatgagtggtgggggagcaggactcacaggctttctctatgagtggtggggatacagtagtcacaggctttctctatgagtggtgggggatacaggactcacaggctttctctatgagtggtgggggagcaggactcacaggctttctctatgagtggtggggatacagtagtcacaggctttctctatgagtggtgggggatacaggactcacaggctttctctatgagtggtgggggatacaggactcacaggctttctctatgagtggtgggggatacaggactcacaggctttctctatgagtggtggggatacaggactcacaggctttctctatgagtggtgggggagcaggactcacaggctttctctatcgtttggcatttgattagcggtggctgctgaagttggataaagccctaaggctatgtggaaaacatggatatagtcattggcaggTTACAGGTTTTCTCCATGAGTGTTGGGGGATACAAAACTcaaaggctttctctatgagtgttgggggagcaggactcacaggtagagatgagcaaagcaaatttgCCGAATCAAAATTTGCTGCGAATTGGGGCAtcaattcactttgttctgcgAAGTGAATTTCTGCCAATTCGTTAaagaaatttgcaaaaaacaaaaacaaaatggcggccgctaatgctgtctggagcatcacgaGCGGGGTAAAGCGATATAGGGACAAAGAGCAGGGGAGggaataggagggctgattgtgggtgactgtttattgtagctgccaaccaagtgtccagtttaccaagtaactgggtgcctataggaattcactggtaCCAgaaaagacacagtccatattattcactcactgggcactataAACTCCTGTAAaatcctattgagttataccaagttactgatatcagtgaatggagcgcgcgccttacataatcagtgctccactcctactgtgttatacatgtTGGGTTTTATTAGATTGGATGATaactttttttattgtgatttttagggatgagcgaaccggccgaggttcgggttcgtatgaacctgaactatcggcttctgattcccgctgtctgcccgctccgtggagagggtggatacagcctgagagccacctagaaaactgggatacagcctatggctatggctgtatcccagttttccagccggtcctcaaggttgtatccaccctcttcacggagcgggcatcagaagccaatagttaaggttcatatgaacccgaaccttggccggttcgctcatccctagtgattttctgattttttacactttgacaagaacatgctttaacaaatttgtccttctgtaataatcccagtactgtagctacagtactatagtttggctgttttattgaaattcgttaagaatcgatttgcaaatatttacaAATCTGACCAAAAATTACAAAGTTTGTGAAATGAATTTCTGGCtgctccgctcatctctactcacaggctttctctatcaATGGGATTGAGGAAGCAGGACTGACTCTCCATCACTCCAATTCCAATGGTTACCGTATTCCACTAGTCTCTGTACTTCCTGGGGCAACCAACCACTTAAGCCACCATGTCAATCATGTGATTCTTGTGGGTACACTTTTCTGCCCTAGTTCACCAtcaataactattattattccaCATGAGAACTAACAAATTATATACTTAATGAAATCGctgatatataatgtacataaaTAGTAACCCCATCATCAGAAGAGTCAAGTGTCAATACTAAGACCTTAAAAACAAATATATGTGACAACTGTGAAAAGTTGATGTTAGTAACGTCAAGGGAAGATGGGACGAAGGAGAATTTTCGATGGTGGGAACCAAAGTGCTCGGAGTGCTACAATTACATGATAACCCATAAAGTACACGTAACTCCTCCACTGTAGAGAAGATTTAGGTTGGATCCAAGAGGATGACTCCTCCTCACCTTTATCTATATGACGTAATAGAAATATGGACATGGGTTGAATGAGGACATGATGAAAAAAGAAGGACATAGGTCCACccaatctttttgtttcaaaagCCAATTTTCAGACTAAGACTGTTGCGGCCAGTCATTGGGTAAGTTGGAAGGTCCTATAGCCGAGCACTCATCTTAGGAAGAAGACAGAAAACTGGCGAACCAGAAAGGAGCCAAACGGGAGCTGtagggaagcagcaggggatcTGAgctaggtaagtatagatttttatTCAATTGTTTTCCTCCAACAGTAACTTAGTTTTTTACACAATGCTGGAATGTTTCGCCATTTATGAATGTCATTTATAATTGTAATGTCATTGGTTATTACACATATCTGAATGGAAATGGACACTACCATGCTTAATAGTGATCTTATGTTCTGAGATACATTTTCGAGCATCAAATTTTCATACTAAGTGGAGCAGATCAACTTCCTTACACAAGTGCGGATGACCTCATCTCTTATCCCGTAGATCAAGGGACTGATATACTGCGGCAAGCAACTAAACAATAAGAAGTTGACAGGGGCCATATGGAAATAGCTGTTTCTAAACAGAGTCTCTGTGAATGTGCTGCTGTATGAGCACAGGCATAAGAGGAGCTGAAACCCGTGAAGCAAGACTGTTTTAGTCGCCTTAAAGGCAGAGGATTTCCATGATCGTATACTTCTGGCAACTAACATCACTCTGATATAGGTGTACAATATTATGATCACCACCACGCTGAAACTCAGGGAAAAAGTCAGGAACCGGATTGTGACTTGAAAGTGATAAATTTGCATGAATTTCCATATACACACCGTCTTAAGTGAGAAAAAATTGTTGTCTACGATGTAACACAATATAGTGAGCTCAAGGAGTATAGGGAATACTCCTATCCCCCACATCACCACAATGGCCACATTATACCGCCGTACTGTACAGATCTCTCCATGTCTCAATGGGAAACAGACAGCGATGTAACGTTCCAAGGACATGAGGGCTAAATTATAGGGAGTGATTAAAGCCGTAGAGGCTGAAACACCAGCTATGATACAACACCGTTTTACCGGCATATAGACAATGTATAGAGCAGCTATGAAGAGGATGTAGGCCAGGGTAAGGTGTAAGGAGTCGGTGATAAGCATGTGGCTGAAGAGCAGATATCGGACGTTCTCACGAATGTGAGAGGTGGTGAAGAACACATATAGTATGACTATAACAGATGGAAGGTACAAGAGGAAGGATGGAAAGATCACAGCCAGATACATAATCCTCACGTTCTCAGGCACTCTATAGGATATCTGACTTATGTTGCTTGAGAGAGAGGTATTCATCATTGTcgtctttttttttctggcttcaaGACAAGGAACTAacctaagaaaaaaaagaaatgttacaGGGGGCTTTTCAGCAAGAAGAGGacagctaaagccttctgcttGCCAGTgctgaaactccccccccccgcctccttcTGAGATGTGCGTTCTGGGGAGGAGTTGGGGGTTAAGTTGCGACTATCGGCTTGCTTCCAAATTGTGGGATCTCAGAAACTGGGCACCAATGAGTAGAAAGCTTTGACTGTCTTCTGCTCACTGgacaaactttcttttttttttaattgtcttgGTCTTGATGGATTTAAATAATAGTTTTTTATGTTCACatcgaaattgagtggatggccatcatttaatggtaaataacggccattgcttTAAAATAACGACTGTTATTTCCTATTAGATGtcagtcatccactcaatttcagcagagcagagcctttgtgtgttttcaatccactcctggttttggtttcaaaatactgagcaaaaatactgtgtgggaacatagtctaatatTGTAATCAAACTTTTCCTtagtatgtattaaaaaaaagtgggTAGGGGTCAGATTGGATTATAAGTCGTGGACCTTTTGGAAGCAGATTAACACAAGCTACGATACTCTCCGgggtcatactgtatataccaaatTTTTACCAGACTGAAAAGTatctttgtttttaataaaagaaaaaaaaaaaaagtacattttttgTTACCTGTAAGGTTAGGTTCaggctgcgtttttgcaatccatttttttcatcagttttttttgcaaaaaacggatgaaaaacggatgaaaaaaaaaacggatgcattcgtgtgcatccgttttgatccgtttttccattgacttccattgtaaaaaaaacggatcaaaaaggatccattttttttgtgacagacacaaaagtagtcagctacgtttttgtgtccgtaataAAAATAGATGCacccaaatgcatccgtttttcatccgttttttttgcaaaaaatggatgaaaaaaaacggatgaaaaaaacgcagtgtgaacctagcctcacacTCCGCTAGGTTTGTGGATTACGGAGCCTGAGAATAAGGCCTAACACGTAACTAATACAAAGCCTTACCTGATCTTAGCTGAGTCCCATCTTCCTGTGTCTTCATTGATATCAACTTTGGATGACATTTATAAGATTCTAGATCCCAACAGAATTGagggcagaatttttttttatattttttatactttaGTTTGCATCATCTTTCTCTTCACAAGAGGTTTCGATAACTTCACGCCCCAAAAACAGACGTCCCACATGATGCCCAATAATATTCTTTATGAAATAAAGTCATAAAGTGTTAATAAAATCATAGTAATGTAGTAGTCTGGCGCCCTGTGTTTATTATTTCTTggggggggagggtttttttattattagtatgTAATCCTGTTGTGCTAAAGTTCACATTGTATATTTCATTATatgttatggttttttttttaattgttttattagctatttttatttgcagttttttatttttatgttgtttcgggggcaccagttcctgcaggacgtacagcagttgataagtaaataaaagtaaattccgtcagtattttggtcagtctttttaaaccaaaaccagagaGTGGGTTGAAAACCCAAAAGCAAATTTttacattataattttgccctgtcagttccactccttaaTTTTGGTTGAGAAAAGTGTGAcagaactatgtgtgaacatagcctggtactgtttttctcccccatgggtTTTATCACTCCCCGGTTTCTCTCTAAACTGTGactctgctgttgccatgcactagagcacacactttcccacaatcccccttgcttgcaggctATGTGGAGACCAACCTCCTGTACTTGCCAGAGATTGCCGTTGATCCACCGACACTGCTCCTTTGTTAAGCTAGGAACTCATGATATTAAGTGGTTTCTTGGATTagtagcataattcgttccagaacagcgcttgtaatccaaatctgctcttaaatcaaagcaaatttccccataagaaatcattgaaatgcagacaattggttaaattctgaataccatgtaacacaaatgaaacaaacatttataagcagctgaatatgtgatatatgagttactgtacagtatagcaatcagcatgtggtatataatgtatagtaactgtataaccctgatagcacagcagcagtttgtagatacaggatggaactgcagatccccataatgcagtagcgtagtacaacaggctagaatagagaagcaggactgctgtcagaggtctgtgtggtcacatgacagaaatggggaaggggtgtgtgtgcagcatggaccaatcaggaagtgagggcagtgacagaaacttctctatacagcagtgtgaatggctgaatggcactatatggcagcagtgtatatagctgagtgtgagtgcaggcacattatagcagcagtgtgtatagctgagtgtgagtgcaggcacattatatcaggtatggagaggatgggaaacacacgg is a window of Dendropsophus ebraccatus isolate aDenEbr1 chromosome 5, aDenEbr1.pat, whole genome shotgun sequence DNA encoding:
- the LOC138794110 gene encoding odorant receptor 131-2-like gives rise to the protein MMNTSLSSNISQISYRVPENVRIMYLAVIFPSFLLYLPSVIVILYVFFTTSHIRENVRYLLFSHMLITDSLHLTLAYILFIAALYIVYMPVKRCCIIAGVSASTALITPYNLALMSLERYIAVCFPLRHGEICTVRRYNVAIVVMWGIGVFPILLELTILCYIVDNNFFSLKTVCIWKFMQIYHFQVTIRFLTFSLSFSVVVIIILYTYIRVMLVARSIRSWKSSAFKATKTVLLHGFQLLLCLCSYSSTFTETLFRNSYFHMAPVNFLLFSCLPQYISPLIYGIRDEVIRTCVRKLICST